The Alphaproteobacteria bacterium genome includes a region encoding these proteins:
- the queA gene encoding tRNA preQ1(34) S-adenosylmethionine ribosyltransferase-isomerase QueA, whose protein sequence is MRLDDFDFELPREAIAQHPVIPRDSARLLVVGDGPADRHVRDLPDLLQPGDLLVVNDTRVLPVRLAGKRGDVAVSVTLHTDTGNGCWRAFAKPGRRLRVGDRVHFADDFFATVDAKEPSGDILLRFDLPQDAFVAALQQYGAMPLPPYIRRAEFDGGDLTDYQTVYAEKDGAIAAPTAGLHFTPELLRRLAARGIGCARLTLHVGAGTFLPVKADDLKDHVMHAEYGIVDEATAAAINATRKAGGRIVAVGTTSVRLLESAVDDEGVVHPFEGETALFITPGFRFRAVDRMMTNFHLPKSTLFVLVCAFAGRDRMRAAYAHAVESGYRFYSYGDACLLSPEGTGV, encoded by the coding sequence GTGCGGCTGGACGACTTCGATTTCGAGCTGCCGCGCGAGGCCATTGCCCAGCATCCGGTGATCCCGCGCGACAGCGCCAGGCTGCTGGTCGTCGGCGACGGTCCAGCCGACCGGCATGTGCGCGATTTACCGGACCTGCTGCAACCGGGCGATCTGCTGGTCGTCAACGATACACGGGTCCTGCCGGTCCGGCTGGCGGGAAAGCGCGGCGACGTCGCGGTGTCGGTGACGCTGCATACGGATACGGGCAATGGCTGCTGGCGCGCCTTTGCGAAGCCCGGCCGGCGGCTGCGGGTCGGCGACCGGGTCCATTTCGCCGATGATTTCTTCGCTACCGTGGACGCGAAGGAGCCTTCCGGCGATATCCTGTTGCGGTTCGACCTGCCGCAGGACGCATTCGTTGCGGCGCTGCAGCAGTACGGGGCGATGCCCCTGCCGCCTTATATCCGCAGGGCCGAATTCGACGGCGGCGACCTGACCGACTACCAGACAGTATACGCTGAAAAGGACGGGGCGATCGCGGCGCCGACCGCCGGGCTGCATTTCACGCCGGAATTGCTGCGGCGGCTGGCGGCGCGCGGGATCGGCTGCGCCCGGCTGACCCTGCATGTCGGCGCCGGGACGTTCCTGCCGGTGAAGGCGGACGACCTGAAGGACCACGTCATGCATGCCGAATACGGAATAGTCGATGAGGCTACGGCGGCGGCGATCAACGCGACGCGCAAGGCCGGCGGGCGGATTGTCGCGGTTGGCACCACCAGCGTCCGCCTGCTGGAAAGCGCGGTGGACGATGAGGGCGTGGTGCATCCCTTCGAAGGCGAAACCGCCCTGTTCATCACGCCGGGCTTCCGGTTTCGCGCCGTCGACCGGATGATGACGAATTTCCACCTGCCGAAATCGACCCTGTTCGTGCTGGTCTGCGCCTTCGCCGGCCGGGACCGTATGCGCGCCGCGTACGCCCATGCGGTCGAAAGCGGTTACCGGTTCTATTCCTATGGCGATGCCTGCCTGCTGTCGCCGGAAGGAACCGGTGTATGA
- the queF gene encoding preQ(1) synthase, producing MTETHSLTQLGALSAVPESPDAAVLERVPNPQPGVRYMARFTCPEFTSLCPVTGQPDFAHLVIDYLPGDWLIESKSLKLYLASFRNHGAFHEDCTVAVALRLVAAIEPQWLRIGGYWYPRGGMPIDVFYQTGPAPEDLWIPDQGVAPYRGRG from the coding sequence ATGACGGAAACGCATTCCCTTACCCAACTCGGCGCCCTGTCGGCCGTGCCGGAATCGCCCGACGCGGCGGTCCTGGAACGGGTGCCGAATCCGCAGCCGGGTGTGCGCTACATGGCGCGCTTCACCTGCCCGGAATTCACTTCGCTCTGCCCGGTGACCGGTCAGCCGGATTTCGCTCATCTGGTCATCGATTACCTGCCGGGCGACTGGCTGATCGAAAGCAAGTCGCTGAAGCTTTACCTGGCGTCATTCCGCAACCACGGCGCCTTCCACGAGGATTGCACTGTCGCCGTGGCGCTGCGGCTGGTCGCGGCCATCGAACCGCAATGGCTGCGCATCGGCGGCTACTGGTATCCGCGCGGCGGCATGCCGATCGACGTGTTCTACCAGACCGGTCCGGCGCCGGAGGACCTCTGGATTCCCGACCAGGGCGTGGCACCCTATCGTGGGCGGGGATAG
- the tgt gene encoding tRNA guanosine(34) transglycosylase Tgt, protein MSFAYEKLVTRGRARRGRLHTAHGTAETPAFMPVGTAATVKAMTADAVRSTGAEVVLANTYHLMLRPGAERIARLGGLHKFMGWQGPILTDSGGFQVMSLSKLRKITEDGVAFQSHVDGSPHSLTPESAVQIQHLLGCDIAMVLDECTLHPATHAEAAESMARSMRWAARCRQAFVERPGHALFGIVQGSVYPDLRAESAAALIETGFAGYAVGGLAVGEGQAAMFEVLDATVPHLPEDRPRYLMGVGTPDDIVGAVLRGIDMFDCVLPTRSGRTGRAFTARGMLNIRNARHADDPRPLEEDCPCPACTGHSRAYLHHLHRSGEMLGGMLLTWHNLTYYQRLMAGLRQALEADRLDGFVAGFRAGQGQGDIDPL, encoded by the coding sequence ATGAGCTTCGCATACGAAAAGCTGGTAACACGGGGCAGGGCGCGGCGGGGACGGCTGCACACGGCGCACGGTACGGCGGAAACGCCCGCCTTCATGCCGGTCGGCACCGCGGCGACGGTCAAGGCGATGACGGCGGACGCGGTGCGATCCACCGGGGCGGAGGTCGTGCTGGCCAACACCTACCACCTGATGCTGCGCCCGGGGGCGGAGCGTATTGCGCGGCTCGGCGGGCTGCACAAGTTCATGGGCTGGCAGGGCCCGATCCTGACCGATTCCGGCGGGTTTCAGGTCATGTCCCTGTCGAAACTGCGCAAGATTACGGAGGACGGAGTCGCCTTCCAGTCGCATGTGGACGGGTCGCCCCATAGCCTGACGCCGGAAAGTGCGGTGCAGATCCAGCACCTGCTGGGCTGCGACATCGCCATGGTGCTGGACGAATGCACGCTGCACCCGGCGACCCATGCGGAAGCGGCGGAGTCCATGGCGCGGTCGATGCGCTGGGCGGCGCGCTGCCGGCAGGCGTTTGTGGAGCGCCCCGGCCATGCGCTGTTCGGAATCGTGCAGGGCAGCGTCTATCCGGACCTGCGGGCGGAATCGGCGGCGGCGCTGATCGAAACCGGGTTCGCCGGCTACGCGGTCGGCGGACTGGCGGTTGGGGAGGGGCAGGCGGCGATGTTCGAGGTGCTGGACGCCACCGTGCCGCACCTGCCCGAAGACCGGCCTCGGTACCTGATGGGGGTCGGCACGCCGGATGATATCGTCGGCGCGGTGCTGCGCGGAATCGACATGTTCGATTGCGTACTGCCGACCCGGTCCGGGCGGACAGGCCGCGCCTTTACCGCGCGCGGCATGCTGAATATCCGCAATGCGCGCCACGCGGACGATCCCCGCCCGCTGGAAGAGGACTGCCCGTGCCCCGCCTGCACCGGACACAGCCGCGCCTATCTGCATCACCTGCACCGGAGCGGGGAAATGCTGGGCGGGATGCTTCTGACGTGGCATAACCTGACCTATTATCAGCGATTGATGGCGGGGCTGCGCCAGGCGCTGGAGGCGGACAGGCTGGATGGATTCGTCGCCGGTTTCCGCGCCGGGCAGGGCCAGGGCGATATTGACCCGCTGTGA
- the queG gene encoding tRNA epoxyqueuosine(34) reductase QueG: MGGDRRNTGAAAREEISTFALAAGFDTVGFAPATGAPQSAGRLKEFLASGMQGDMDWLEATADRRGCPDALWPDARSVVVLGMNYGPECDPLAILDRRDRGGISVYAQGRDYHDVVKKRLKRVARWMHEYFSAEVKVFVDTAPVMEKPLAMQGGIGWQGKHSNLVSREFGSWLFLGEIFTALELPPDPPETDHCGACSRCLDICPTQAFIAPYRLDPRRCISYLTIEHKGHIAAEFREAMGNRIYGCDDCLAVCPWNKFARATGEPALMPRDTLSAPRLAELARLDDAAFRACFAASPVKRTGRDRFVRNVLIAIGNSGNPDNAVVVRERLGDESPLVRAMAVWALRRLLPPPEFAGIRQAWRDAETDPDVIAEWDAPAA; encoded by the coding sequence GTGGGCGGGGATAGACGGAATACGGGGGCTGCCGCGCGCGAAGAGATTAGCACCTTCGCGCTCGCCGCGGGATTCGATACGGTCGGCTTCGCGCCCGCGACGGGCGCGCCGCAATCCGCCGGCCGCCTGAAGGAATTCCTCGCATCCGGGATGCAGGGCGACATGGACTGGCTGGAAGCGACGGCGGACCGGCGGGGCTGTCCGGATGCGCTGTGGCCGGACGCCCGATCCGTTGTGGTGCTGGGTATGAACTACGGTCCGGAGTGCGATCCGCTGGCGATCCTGGACCGGCGCGACCGGGGCGGCATTTCCGTTTATGCGCAGGGGCGCGACTATCACGACGTTGTCAAGAAACGCCTGAAACGCGTGGCGCGCTGGATGCACGAATATTTCTCCGCAGAGGTGAAGGTTTTTGTCGATACGGCGCCGGTGATGGAAAAGCCGCTGGCAATGCAGGGCGGGATCGGCTGGCAGGGCAAGCATTCCAACCTGGTATCCCGGGAATTCGGGTCCTGGCTGTTCCTGGGTGAAATTTTCACGGCGCTGGAACTGCCTCCCGATCCTCCGGAAACGGATCATTGCGGCGCCTGTTCCCGCTGCCTGGATATCTGTCCGACGCAGGCGTTTATCGCACCCTACCGGCTCGACCCAAGGCGCTGCATCTCCTACCTGACGATTGAGCATAAAGGCCACATTGCGGCGGAATTCCGCGAAGCCATGGGCAACCGGATTTATGGTTGCGACGACTGCCTGGCGGTGTGTCCCTGGAACAAGTTCGCCCGAGCCACTGGGGAGCCTGCGCTGATGCCGCGCGACACGCTTTCCGCGCCGCGCCTGGCGGAACTGGCCCGGCTGGACGACGCGGCGTTTCGAGCCTGTTTCGCCGCCTCGCCGGTAAAACGAACGGGACGCGACCGGTTTGTGCGCAATGTGCTGATCGCCATCGGCAATTCGGGCAACCCGGACAATGCCGTCGTCGTTCGCGAGAGGCTGGGGGATGAATCGCCGCTGGTCCGCGCCATGGCTGTCTGGGCGTTGCGCCGGCTGCTGCCGCCGCCCGAATTTGCCGGTATCCGGCAGGCATGGCGGGATGCCGAAACGGACCCCGATGTGATTGCGGAATGGGATGCGCCAGCCGCCTGA